One Pyrus communis chromosome 13, drPyrComm1.1, whole genome shotgun sequence genomic window carries:
- the LOC137713945 gene encoding uncharacterized protein, producing MVRHLHASADSDSDSSMRLKSKARMLVSISALLAIGRRLSGKLKAANSKLIKNNNHSDIAPNKSPMMRKPKQLMSTISNKAITFLHRKKIGEESDGRAHAVEEEWGDGGVWQRSILMGDKCEPLDFSGAIYYDSNGKKLNGAPLRSPRASPMPGYLERVNRN from the coding sequence ATGGTTCGTCATCTGCATGCAAGCGCCGATTCCGACTCGGACTCGTCGATGCGCCTGAAGTCCAAAGCCCGTATGCTGGTCTCCATCTCGGCACTCCTTGCCATCGGCCGCCGCCTCTCGGGGAAGCTGAAAGCCGCCAACTCCAAGCTGATAAAAAACAACAACCACTCGGATATCGCGCCGAATAAGTCGCCGATGATGAGAAAGCCCAAGCAGCTGATGTCGACCATAAGCAACAAGGCCATCACCTTCCTGCACCGGAAAAAGATCGGCGAGGAATCGGATGGTAGGGCCCACGCCGTGGAGGAGGAGTGGGGGGACGGTGGGGTATGGCAGAGATCGATCCTGATGGGGGATAAGTGCGAGCCGTTGGATTTCTCGGGCGCAATTTACTACGATAGTAACGGGAAGAAACTTAACGGAGCTCCCCTCCGGTCCCCACGTGCAAGTCCGATGCCGGGGTACCTCGAAAGGGTCAACCGAAACTGA